In Phycisphaeraceae bacterium, the sequence TCGGACGGTATTACGCGATGGATCGTGATAACCGCTGGGAGCGTGTCGAGAAAGCGTACCACCTTTTGACATCCGCCAAGAGCGATGACACCACCGCCTGCCCCAACTTCGCAACCGCAGAAGCAGCGATGCAGGACTATTACGATCACCCGACCAATGACAGTCAAAACGGCGATGAGTTCATCACGCCGCGCACGGTTGGAAATCGTTGGCGCGATACACGGGTTGCTGACGGTGACACGGTGATTTTTTACAACTATCGCGGTGATCGGCCGCGTGAAATTACGCGGGCTTTCGTCATGCCGGAATTCCACGGCCATGTGAAACCATCGCCGGATACCGGCGAAAAAGGCTTTCAGCGTGGCCCCAAACTCGACCTCGAATATGTCTGCATGACGGAATACGACACTTCGCTGAGCAGCATGGTGAAGGTTGCCTACCCGAAACTGCCGCCGATGAGGGATATTGCCGGCGAATATCTAAGCGGGCTTGGTTTGCGGCAGTTCCGTAGCGCGGAGACGGAAAAATTCCCGCATGTGACATTCTTTTTCAACGATTACCGCGAAGCACCATTTCCCGGTGAATCTCGGCAGATGGCGCAATCGCCGAGCGTCGCCACCTATGACTTAAAACCGGAAATGAGTGCTTCTGAAGTGTGTGAAATCGTGCTCCGTCGTCTTGCCGCACCAGACTGTGAGGATTTCATTCTGGTGAACTTCGCCAATGGCGACATGGTCGGCCACACTGGAAAACTCGATGCGGCAATCAAGGCGGTGGAAACCGTCGATGGGTGCGTCGGACGAATCGTCGATGCCACACTTGGGCGAGGCGGCGCGTTAATTGTCACGGCTGATCACGGTAACGCGGAACAAATGTGGGATCCGCAAACCAATGCTCCACACACAGCACACACAACCTACGATGTCGAGTGCATCGTTGTTGATCCTCGATTGAAGAAACTCGCCAGTGGAAACGCGGAATCACCCAGCACAGGCCTGCGACATGACGCACGACTGGCGGATGTCTTTCCAACGATCCTGATGATGATGGGCCTTACCAAACCCGCAGCAATGGAAGGAACATCGATTGTCTGCTGATGAACAACTAAAACAGGTCACCGCGCTGATGATAAAAGATATGGCGATTGATAGGTAACGCAGGCTGGAGTTTCAATTCCGTGGGTTGGTGCCGTCGGAATTGGTCGCGTTATCGCCCAAGTCGTTTTCGCCCAGCAGCATGAACTGTTTTTTAATGAGAACCTGCGTAGCCATGATCGGGTCATCAATGTTCAGTGCGATCGTCGGCAGGCTGTGCGGTTGAACCAACAGCGGATAGATCGAATGGATATTAAGCTCAGCTGCGACTAGTGCTGCGCACATCTGCCCGATTGATTGTCCACGAGTGAATTCAACGACGAGGACGCTTTTTTCAGCAAAAGGCATCTTGTTGCGTGTCAGTAGTCGCCGGGTCAGCTCTTCACGAGACGTCACCAGCCGAACAACCGCATGATCGGTCGAGTCGGTAATGCTCAGACCGGCAACACGTGTCGCCTGCTTGTCAAAAATGTGCAGAAGTTCAGCGAGCTTCCCAACCCGATTATCGAGAAAAACGCTGAACTGCGTGTTATGCGGAGGTTCGTAACCGAGGCCGGACGATTCGATCACGGGAATCTGAGACATACGACTATTCTAGTCTTCTGGCGTCCAGAGATGGCGCAGCATCACCCGTCGAGTAATGACAAGTCATGCGGAGAGTACTTCCCGATACCACTCGACGGTTGGTTTAAGACCTGCGTCAAAGCCGACAATCGGCCGATACCCGAGCAGCTTGCCCGCCAAGGTGAGGTCTGCGACCGAGTCGCGCACATCACCGGCACGTTCGGGCTGATAAATGGGCTGGAGGTCCGCATGTCCAAGTAACGATGCCATCCGTGTGGCAAGCTGATTGACCGTGATGCGATCGCCACAAGCTACGTTAATCACTTCACCCCCAATGCGTTTCGTGGAGCGAGCAGCCAGCAGGTTTGCGTGGACCGCGTTATGCACAAAGGTGAAATCACGTGACTGGCCACCATCACCGAAAATTGTCGGACGCTGACCGGCGATCAGAGCTTTTGCGAAAGCGGCGATCACCGCAGCATAGGCGGAATTAGCATTCTGCCGCGGCCCAAAAATGTTGAAGTAACGCAGCGATACGGTATCGATCCCATAACTGCCTGCATAGGCACGCATCAGCCCTTCGTCGGCAAGTTTATTGGCCGCATACGGACTCTTGGGCAAAGGTGCCATCGTCTCGACCTTTGGCAACACCAGTGAGTCACCGTACGCACTGGAACTGGCCGCGAACATCACGCGCTCAACCTTGGCTGCCCTGGCCGCCTCCAGCACATTGAGCGTACCCATCACGTTGACCTGGGTATAAAGAACCGGCTGCTCAACACTTCGTGGCACGGAACCCAGTGCAGCTTGATGAAAAACATAACGGCAGCCGGCGGTGCAACGCGCAAGAATCTTTTCGTCAAGGATCGATCCTTTAACCGCCTCTACCGGTGGGCCCGCCTTGGCAAACGTGGTGAGGTTCCCGAAATCACCGCCGCTGAGATCGTCGAGCACTACAACGTGTGCTCCGAGCCGAACGAGTGCCTCGGTGATATGCGATCCGATGAAGCCCGCCCCGCCTGTAACCAGTACCTTCGCGCCGGCGAAATGGTTTCCGTAAAGTTCCTGCCAGTGAGTCATAGTGAATGGTTTATCGGCGATTTTGTGTTACGGGAACAATGCAACCCCGGCAACGTATCGGCTAAAGCGTCAGTAGCGGCAACGCGGACTCATGCTTGCTGGCTGCACTCGCCGGCTCGTTCCCATGTATCGCGGATAAACCTTACCGTCTGGGCACCTATTTCCTCGATCGGTCTTGACCAGCCGCATTCCAGGCTGATCCGCTCGTCATAGCCGATTTTCCGAAGTGTGCAGAAAAAGCTGTCAAAGTCGAACGACAGCGATGCCTTATCACCCTTAACGGACCTGTAGCCTCCTGGCTCGATGCGTTTCTCCACCTCCGCGATATGCACATGTCGAAGGCTTCCTCCCAACGCGACGATGGCATCGTCCGTCT encodes:
- a CDS encoding NAD-dependent epimerase/dehydratase family protein, translated to MTHWQELYGNHFAGAKVLVTGGAGFIGSHITEALVRLGAHVVVLDDLSGGDFGNLTTFAKAGPPVEAVKGSILDEKILARCTAGCRYVFHQAALGSVPRSVEQPVLYTQVNVMGTLNVLEAARAAKVERVMFAASSSAYGDSLVLPKVETMAPLPKSPYAANKLADEGLMRAYAGSYGIDTVSLRYFNIFGPRQNANSAYAAVIAAFAKALIAGQRPTIFGDGGQSRDFTFVHNAVHANLLAARSTKRIGGEVINVACGDRITVNQLATRMASLLGHADLQPIYQPERAGDVRDSVADLTLAGKLLGYRPIVGFDAGLKPTVEWYREVLSA
- a CDS encoding 2,3-bisphosphoglycerate-independent phosphoglycerate mutase gives rise to the protein MNPSDKRPIVLIVRDGWGRNPHREHDTFNAIKLAHTPRGDALLREYPWTLIHTSGEEVGLPEGTMGNSEVGHQNLGAGRVVYQESVRITRAVRSGEFYNNEVLVTAIKRAVSRQRMVHLLGIASDAGVHGLLDHLYGCVELCKCHGLTAEKVALHLFTDGRDTGPFTGRDFICRIEAQLRTIGVGQIASIVGRYYAMDRDNRWERVEKAYHLLTSAKSDDTTACPNFATAEAAMQDYYDHPTNDSQNGDEFITPRTVGNRWRDTRVADGDTVIFYNYRGDRPREITRAFVMPEFHGHVKPSPDTGEKGFQRGPKLDLEYVCMTEYDTSLSSMVKVAYPKLPPMRDIAGEYLSGLGLRQFRSAETEKFPHVTFFFNDYREAPFPGESRQMAQSPSVATYDLKPEMSASEVCEIVLRRLAAPDCEDFILVNFANGDMVGHTGKLDAAIKAVETVDGCVGRIVDATLGRGGALIVTADHGNAEQMWDPQTNAPHTAHTTYDVECIVVDPRLKKLASGNAESPSTGLRHDARLADVFPTILMMMGLTKPAAMEGTSIVC